In one Pseudomonas sp. Bout1 genomic region, the following are encoded:
- a CDS encoding sorbosone dehydrogenase family protein, which produces MHKTRLALLIMVAGTLAACGESSTLQVSDGTGPSPKLPEPNRTLIPTVNIAPAIGWPEGSKPTPAAGTQVAAFAEGLDHPRWLYVLPNGDVLVAETNAPPKPDDSKGIRGWVMEKVMGRAGAGVPSPNRITLLRDADHDGVAETRTVFLENLNSPFGMALVGNDLYVADSDKLLRFPYQPGETSIKEAGTTVTDLPGGSINHHWTKNVVASKDGSKLYVSVGSNSNVGENGLDAEQGRAAIWEVDRATGQHRIFASGLRNPNGMAWEPQSGKLWTAVNERDEIGSDLVPDYITSVKDGAFYGWPFSYYGQHVDVRVNPQNPDLVAKAIAPDYAVGPHTASLGLTFADGSTLPAQFSNGAFIGQHGSWNRKPHSGYKVIFVPFEAGQPKGRPVDVLTGFLNSDEKAMGRPVGVVIDKQGDLLVADDVGNKVWRVSAAK; this is translated from the coding sequence ATGCACAAGACCCGACTTGCCCTACTGATCATGGTGGCCGGCACACTCGCCGCCTGTGGTGAAAGCTCTACCCTGCAAGTGTCCGACGGCACCGGCCCCTCGCCCAAGCTGCCCGAACCGAACAGAACCCTGATCCCCACGGTGAACATCGCGCCGGCGATCGGCTGGCCCGAAGGCAGCAAGCCGACCCCGGCGGCGGGCACTCAGGTGGCGGCGTTCGCCGAGGGCCTGGATCACCCACGATGGCTGTATGTGCTTCCCAATGGTGACGTGCTGGTGGCCGAAACCAATGCACCGCCCAAGCCGGACGATTCCAAGGGCATTCGTGGCTGGGTGATGGAAAAAGTCATGGGCCGCGCCGGGGCCGGCGTGCCGAGCCCGAACCGCATCACTCTGCTGCGGGACGCCGACCACGATGGCGTCGCCGAAACCCGCACGGTGTTCCTGGAAAACCTGAACTCGCCGTTTGGCATGGCATTGGTGGGCAACGACCTGTATGTCGCCGATTCGGACAAGCTGCTGCGCTTCCCTTACCAGCCAGGTGAAACCTCGATCAAGGAAGCCGGCACCACCGTGACCGACTTGCCGGGCGGCAGCATCAACCATCACTGGACGAAGAACGTGGTGGCCAGCAAGGACGGCAGCAAGCTGTACGTCAGCGTGGGCTCCAACAGCAACGTCGGGGAAAACGGCCTGGACGCGGAACAAGGCCGCGCCGCGATCTGGGAAGTGGACCGCGCCACTGGCCAGCATCGCATCTTCGCCTCCGGCCTGCGCAACCCCAACGGTATGGCCTGGGAGCCGCAAAGCGGCAAGCTGTGGACAGCGGTTAACGAGCGCGATGAAATCGGCAGCGACCTGGTGCCGGACTACATCACCTCGGTCAAGGATGGGGCCTTCTACGGCTGGCCGTTCAGTTACTACGGGCAGCACGTGGATGTGCGGGTGAATCCGCAGAACCCGGACCTGGTGGCCAAGGCGATCGCACCGGATTACGCGGTAGGCCCACACACGGCGTCCCTGGGGCTGACCTTTGCCGACGGCAGCACGTTACCGGCGCAGTTCAGCAACGGCGCGTTTATCGGCCAGCATGGCTCGTGGAACCGCAAGCCCCACAGCGGCTACAAGGTGATCTTCGTGCCGTTTGAGGCAGGCCAGCCCAAAGGCCGGCCGGTGGATGTGCTGACCGGGTTCCTCAACAGCGATGAGAAAGCCATGGGTCGCCCGGTAGGCGTGGTGATCGACAAGCAGGGGGATTTGTTGGTGGCAGATGATGTGGGAAACAAGGTGTGGCGGGTGTCGGCGGCGAAATAG
- the cobO gene encoding cob(I)yrinic acid a,c-diamide adenosyltransferase yields MTESPDRDERHLARMLRKKAVIDERIANSPNECGLLLVLTGNGKGKSSSAFGMLARAMGHGMQCGVVQFIKGRNSTGEELFFRRFPEQVRFHVMGEGFTWETQDRARDIVAAEAAWAVSREMLQNPAIGLVVLDELNIALKHGYLDLDQVLGDLQARPPMQHVLVTGRGAKPELIEMADTVTEMGMLKHAFQAGIKAQKGIEL; encoded by the coding sequence ATGACTGAATCCCCCGATCGTGACGAACGCCACCTGGCGCGCATGCTGCGCAAAAAAGCCGTGATTGATGAGCGCATTGCCAATTCACCCAACGAGTGCGGGTTGCTGCTGGTGCTCACTGGCAACGGCAAGGGCAAGAGTAGTTCGGCCTTTGGCATGCTGGCCCGGGCCATGGGCCATGGCATGCAGTGCGGCGTGGTGCAGTTCATCAAGGGGCGCAACAGCACCGGCGAAGAACTGTTCTTCCGCCGCTTCCCCGAGCAGGTGCGCTTTCACGTGATGGGCGAAGGTTTTACCTGGGAAACCCAGGACCGCGCGCGCGACATCGTCGCCGCCGAGGCGGCTTGGGCGGTCTCCCGGGAAATGCTGCAAAACCCGGCCATCGGCCTGGTGGTGCTGGATGAGTTGAACATCGCCCTCAAGCACGGCTACCTCGACCTGGACCAGGTGCTCGGCGACCTGCAGGCCCGCCCGCCAATGCAACACGTGCTGGTGACCGGCCGTGGCGCGAAACCCGAATTGATCGAAATGGCCGACACCGTGACTGAAATGGGCATGCTCAAGCACGCCTTCCAGGCCGGTATCAAGGCACAGAAAGGCATCGAACTTTGA
- a CDS encoding cobyrinate a,c-diamide synthase: MNQPRHCPAVLIAAPASGQGKTTVTAALARLHRNLGRKVRVFKCGPDFLDPMIHERASGAPVYQLDMWMVGEQESRRLLWEAAGEADLILIEGVMGLFDGTPSSADLARHFGVPVLAVIDGTAMAQTFGALALGLARYQPDLPFAGVLANRVGTLRHAQLLEGSLTEGLRWYGALSRETGIELPSRHLGLVQASELNDLDLRLDAAAQALGSSCEVALPPPVEFAAPEVIEAQPLLAGVRIAVARDEAFAFTYGASLDLLQAMGAELCFFSPIRDRQLPDADSLYLPGGYPELHHQALSENTAMLDAIRAHHAAGKPLLAECGGMLYLLDSLTDVDGTRAELVGLLQGDAVMQKRLAALALQNVELPEGLLRGHTYHHSLTSTEWQPIARGLSPNGGRGAEAVYRQGRMTASYVHFYFPSNPTAVAALFAPSLETAIAGKPAPTVDRVETQSTVGAGLPAMRP, from the coding sequence TTGAATCAGCCCCGTCACTGCCCTGCTGTCCTGATCGCCGCACCGGCGTCCGGCCAGGGCAAAACCACCGTCACCGCCGCGCTGGCCCGTTTGCACCGCAACCTGGGGCGCAAGGTGCGGGTGTTCAAATGCGGCCCGGACTTTCTCGACCCGATGATCCACGAGCGCGCCAGTGGTGCGCCGGTCTATCAATTAGACATGTGGATGGTGGGCGAGCAGGAAAGTCGCCGGTTGCTGTGGGAAGCGGCGGGGGAAGCCGACCTGATCCTGATCGAAGGCGTGATGGGCCTGTTCGACGGCACACCGTCCAGCGCCGACCTGGCGCGGCACTTTGGCGTGCCGGTACTGGCGGTGATCGACGGTACGGCTATGGCCCAGACCTTCGGCGCCCTGGCGTTGGGCCTGGCGCGTTACCAGCCAGACCTGCCGTTCGCCGGTGTACTGGCCAACCGAGTTGGCACGCTGCGCCATGCGCAATTGCTCGAAGGCAGCCTCACTGAAGGCTTGCGCTGGTACGGCGCACTGTCCCGGGAAACCGGCATCGAGTTACCCAGCCGCCACCTTGGCCTGGTGCAAGCCAGCGAACTGAATGACCTCGACCTGCGCCTCGACGCTGCCGCCCAGGCGTTGGGCAGCAGTTGCGAGGTAGCCTTGCCGCCGCCGGTGGAATTCGCCGCGCCTGAAGTGATCGAGGCACAACCGTTGCTGGCCGGTGTACGCATTGCCGTGGCCCGTGACGAGGCTTTCGCATTCACCTACGGCGCCAGCCTCGACCTGCTGCAGGCGATGGGCGCTGAACTGTGCTTCTTCTCACCGATTCGCGATCGCCAATTACCCGACGCTGACAGCCTCTACTTGCCGGGTGGTTACCCGGAACTGCATCACCAGGCGCTGTCGGAAAACACCGCGATGCTGGACGCCATCCGCGCCCATCACGCCGCCGGCAAACCGCTGCTGGCTGAATGCGGCGGCATGCTTTATCTGCTGGACTCGCTCACCGATGTCGATGGCACCCGTGCCGAACTGGTCGGCCTGCTCCAGGGTGATGCCGTGATGCAAAAGCGCCTGGCGGCACTGGCCCTGCAAAATGTCGAACTGCCCGAGGGCCTGTTGCGCGGCCACACCTACCATCATTCGTTGACCAGCACCGAGTGGCAGCCGATTGCCCGTGGCCTGAGCCCCAACGGCGGGCGCGGCGCCGAGGCGGTCTATCGTCAGGGCCGGATGACGGCTTCCTACGTGCACTTTTACTTCCCGTCCAACCCGACAGCGGTGGCTGCCTTGTTTGCGCCAAGCCTTGAGACCGCCATCGCAGGCAAGCCAGCTCCCACAGTTGACCGAGTTGAAACGCAATCTACTGTGGGAGCGGGCTTGCCCGCGATGAGGCCATGA
- the bluB gene encoding 5,6-dimethylbenzimidazole synthase: MTDNAFAQADREAVYRAIAERRDMRHFSGGSVAPELLQRLLQAAHQAPSVGLMQPWRFIRISDRNLRSQIQQLVEEERVRTAEALGERSDQFMKLKVEGINDCAEVLVAALMDDRERHIFGRRTLPEMDMASLSCAIQNLWLAARVEGLGMGWVSLFEPQALADLLGLPPGAKPLAVLCLGPVSEFYPAPMLQLEGWTEPRPLSDMLYENVWGVSQ; encoded by the coding sequence ATGACTGACAACGCCTTTGCGCAAGCCGACCGCGAAGCCGTCTACCGCGCCATCGCCGAACGCCGCGACATGCGCCACTTCAGTGGCGGCAGCGTTGCCCCCGAATTGCTCCAGCGCCTGCTGCAAGCGGCCCACCAGGCACCGAGCGTCGGCCTGATGCAGCCGTGGCGTTTTATCCGCATCAGCGACCGCAACCTGCGCAGCCAGATCCAGCAACTGGTGGAAGAAGAGCGCGTACGCACCGCCGAGGCCCTCGGCGAGCGCTCCGACCAGTTCATGAAGCTCAAGGTCGAAGGCATCAACGACTGCGCCGAAGTGCTGGTGGCTGCGCTGATGGACGACCGCGAGCGGCATATCTTCGGGCGCCGCACCTTGCCGGAAATGGACATGGCGTCGTTGTCCTGTGCAATCCAGAATCTATGGCTGGCAGCTCGCGTCGAAGGCTTGGGCATGGGCTGGGTCTCGCTGTTCGAACCCCAGGCCCTGGCCGACCTGCTGGGCCTGCCGCCCGGCGCCAAGCCGTTGGCCGTGTTGTGCCTGGGCCCGGTGAGCGAGTTCTATCCGGCACCGATGTTGCAGCTTGAAGGCTGGACCGAACCACGGCCACTGAGTGACATGCTGTATGAGAATGTTTGGGGAGTGAGTCAATGA
- the cbiB gene encoding adenosylcobinamide-phosphate synthase CbiB, whose product MSVALLSVAAVALDALLGEPRRWHPLVAFGNFAGRIEQRFNSGGRGWRSHGVTAWVIAVVPLTLLATALSWAPYIGWVVEILALYCALGMRSLGEHVLPVAQALRSDDLDEARKRVSYLVSRQTSELDSTEVARAATESVLENGSDAVFAALFWFVVAGVPGVVLYRLSNTLDAMWGYRNERFERFGWAAAKIDDVLNYIPARLVALTYALLGKTRLALTCWRNQGPTWDSPNAGPVMAAGAGALGVELGGAAIYHGELHQRPPLGEGPPADADSIERGWQLVQRGVWLWLLILCVGAEFYA is encoded by the coding sequence ATGAGTGTGGCCTTGCTGAGTGTCGCTGCGGTGGCGCTGGATGCGCTGCTGGGCGAGCCCAGGCGCTGGCATCCGCTGGTGGCGTTCGGCAATTTTGCCGGGCGCATCGAGCAGCGTTTCAACTCCGGAGGCCGTGGCTGGCGCAGCCATGGCGTGACGGCGTGGGTGATTGCGGTAGTGCCGCTGACCTTGTTGGCCACGGCCCTGTCGTGGGCGCCTTACATCGGCTGGGTAGTGGAAATCCTCGCGCTGTATTGCGCCCTCGGCATGCGCAGCCTCGGCGAACATGTACTGCCGGTAGCACAAGCCCTGCGCAGCGATGACCTGGACGAAGCGCGCAAACGCGTCAGCTACTTGGTGAGCCGTCAGACCAGCGAACTGGACAGCACCGAAGTCGCCCGCGCCGCCACCGAATCGGTGCTGGAAAACGGCAGCGACGCGGTATTCGCCGCCCTGTTCTGGTTTGTGGTCGCTGGCGTGCCGGGCGTGGTGCTCTATCGTCTGAGCAACACCCTGGACGCCATGTGGGGCTATCGCAATGAACGCTTTGAACGCTTCGGCTGGGCCGCGGCAAAGATCGACGACGTGCTCAACTACATTCCGGCACGCCTGGTGGCGTTGACCTACGCGCTGCTGGGCAAAACCCGTCTGGCCCTCACATGCTGGCGCAACCAGGGCCCGACATGGGACAGCCCCAACGCCGGCCCGGTGATGGCGGCGGGGGCTGGCGCCCTTGGCGTGGAACTGGGCGGCGCGGCGATTTATCACGGCGAACTGCACCAGCGCCCGCCACTGGGCGAAGGCCCGCCGGCGGATGCCGATTCCATCGAGCGCGGCTGGCAACTGGTGCAACGCGGCGTGTGGCTGTGGTTGCTGATCCTGTGCGTGGGGGCTGAGTTTTATGCTTGA
- the cobD gene encoding threonine-phosphate decarboxylase CobD, with the protein MLEHGGRLRKAAMQYGIPEAEWLDLSSGLAPWPFPIPQIPQRAWARLPETDDGLEQAACEYYGATQVLPVAGSQAAIQLLPRLRRAGKVGVLSPCYAEHAEAWRRAGYIVREVQEQEVDFFLDSLDVLVVVNPNNPTGLSLSPQRLLDWHARLAQRGGWLVVDEAFMDITPQLSLASQANQVGLIVLRSFGKFFGLAGVRLGFVLAERKLLKLLAEQVGPWAVSGPTRVLGQICLGDTAGHAQQRLRCEAASQRLFDLLECHGLRPQGGCALFQWMITDRAEQLHEFMAQRGILLRLFVDNSSLRFGLPDTEADWLRLEQALCAYKEAS; encoded by the coding sequence ATGCTTGAACACGGTGGCCGCTTGCGCAAGGCGGCGATGCAGTACGGCATTCCCGAGGCCGAGTGGCTGGACCTGTCCAGCGGCCTGGCGCCGTGGCCGTTCCCGATCCCGCAAATTCCGCAGCGGGCCTGGGCGCGCCTGCCGGAAACCGATGACGGCCTGGAGCAGGCGGCCTGCGAATATTACGGCGCAACCCAAGTACTGCCGGTGGCCGGCTCCCAGGCGGCGATCCAGCTGCTGCCGCGCCTGCGCCGGGCGGGCAAGGTTGGCGTGCTGTCACCGTGTTACGCCGAACACGCCGAAGCCTGGCGCCGCGCTGGCTATATCGTGCGCGAAGTGCAGGAGCAGGAGGTCGACTTCTTCCTCGACAGCCTCGACGTGTTGGTGGTGGTCAACCCCAACAACCCCACCGGCCTGAGCCTGAGCCCGCAACGCCTGTTGGACTGGCACGCCCGCCTGGCCCAGCGCGGCGGCTGGCTGGTGGTGGACGAAGCCTTCATGGACATCACCCCGCAATTAAGCCTTGCGAGCCAGGCCAATCAGGTCGGGCTGATCGTGCTGCGCTCATTCGGCAAATTCTTCGGCCTGGCCGGGGTGCGGCTGGGGTTCGTGCTGGCCGAGCGCAAGCTGCTCAAGCTGCTCGCCGAACAGGTGGGGCCGTGGGCCGTCAGCGGGCCGACGCGGGTGCTTGGGCAAATATGCCTGGGTGATACCGCCGGCCATGCGCAACAGCGGCTGCGTTGCGAGGCGGCCAGCCAGCGCCTGTTTGACCTGCTTGAGTGCCATGGCTTGCGGCCTCAGGGCGGCTGCGCGTTGTTCCAGTGGATGATCACGGACCGGGCCGAGCAGTTGCATGAATTCATGGCCCAGCGTGGCATTCTGTTGCGCCTGTTTGTCGACAACAGCAGCCTGCGTTTCGGCCTGCCGGACACCGAGGCCGACTGGCTGCGGCTGGAACAGGCACTGTGCGCCTACAAGGAAGCCTCATGA
- a CDS encoding cobyric acid synthase, which produces MSTLMVQGTTSDAGKSTLVTALCRWLVRQGIPVAPFKPQNMALNSAVTAEGGEIGRAQAVQAQAANLAPHTDMNPVLLKPNSDTGSQVIIHGRAVTTMNAVAYHDYKAIAMQAVLASHARLSAAYPVVMVEGAGSPAEINLRANDIANMGFAEAVDCPVLLIADINRGGVFAHLVGTLELLSPTEQARVKGFIINRFRGDIALLQPGLDWLEARTGKPVVGVLPYVMDLHLEAEDGIDRRQIDKAAQVLKVVVPVLPRISNHTDFDPLRLHPQVDLQFVGPGQAIPAADLIILPGSKSVRSDLAYLRANGWDTALARHLRYGGKVLGICGGLQMLGEQVHDPLGLEGPCGSSDGLGLLTFSTTLEEEKQLRNVRGRLLLEDAEVSGYEIHAGVTSGAGLVRAAVRLDDGRMDGAQSEDGQVLGTYLHGVFETAAACSALLRWAGLEDVQEVDYHGLRERDIERLADLVERHLDTGLLRSLCGV; this is translated from the coding sequence ATGAGTACCTTGATGGTGCAGGGCACCACCTCCGACGCCGGCAAAAGTACGTTGGTGACTGCACTCTGCCGCTGGCTGGTGCGGCAGGGCATCCCGGTGGCGCCCTTCAAACCACAGAACATGGCGCTCAACAGCGCCGTGACGGCCGAAGGTGGCGAAATTGGCCGGGCCCAGGCGGTGCAGGCCCAGGCTGCGAACCTGGCGCCCCATACCGACATGAACCCGGTGCTGCTCAAGCCCAATAGCGACACGGGCTCCCAGGTGATTATCCATGGGCGCGCCGTGACCACCATGAATGCCGTGGCTTATCACGATTACAAAGCCATCGCGATGCAGGCGGTGCTCGCCTCTCATGCGCGGTTGAGTGCGGCGTATCCGGTGGTGATGGTCGAGGGCGCGGGCTCGCCTGCGGAGATCAACCTGCGGGCGAATGACATTGCCAACATGGGCTTTGCCGAAGCGGTGGACTGCCCGGTGCTGCTGATTGCCGACATCAATCGTGGCGGGGTGTTTGCGCACCTTGTGGGCACGCTGGAGTTGTTGTCGCCGACCGAACAGGCGCGGGTCAAAGGGTTCATCATCAATCGGTTTCGCGGGGACATTGCGCTGTTGCAGCCGGGGCTGGATTGGTTGGAAGCGCGTACGGGCAAGCCGGTGGTGGGGGTGTTGCCGTATGTGATGGATTTGCATCTGGAGGCTGAAGACGGCATCGACCGGCGTCAGATCGACAAGGCGGCGCAGGTGCTCAAGGTGGTGGTGCCGGTGTTGCCGCGGATCAGCAATCACACGGATTTTGATCCACTGCGGTTGCATCCGCAGGTGGATTTGCAGTTTGTGGGGCCGGGGCAGGCGATTCCTGCGGCGGATCTGATTATTTTGCCGGGCTCGAAGAGTGTGCGCAGTGATTTGGCGTATTTGCGGGCCAATGGGTGGGACACGGCGCTGGCGCGGCATTTGCGTTATGGCGGGAAGGTGTTGGGGATTTGTGGTGGGTTGCAGATGCTCGGGGAGCAGGTGCATGACCCGCTTGGGTTGGAAGGGCCTTGCGGTTCCAGTGATGGGTTGGGGTTGTTGACGTTTAGTACGACGTTGGAGGAGGAGAAGCAGTTGCGCAATGTGCGCGGGCGGCTGTTGCTGGAGGATGCCGAGGTGAGTGGGTATGAGATCCACGCGGGCGTGACCAGTGGCGCTGGCTTGGTACGGGCTGCGGTTCGGTTGGACGATGGGCGCATGGATGGGGCTCAGAGTGAGGATGGGCAGGTATTGGGCACCTATCTGCATGGGGTGTTTGAGACTGCGGCTGCGTGTAGTGCGCTGTTGCGGTGGGCTGGGCTGGAGGATGTGCAGGAGGTGGATTATCACGGGTTGCGGGAGCGGGATATTGAGCGGTTGGCGGATCTGGTAGAGCGGCATTTGGATACGGGGTTGTTGCGCTCATTGTGTGGGGTTTGA
- the cobU gene encoding bifunctional adenosylcobinamide kinase/adenosylcobinamide-phosphate guanylyltransferase yields the protein MLQLILGGARSGKSRLAEKLATDSGLNVTYIATSQPLDGEMNERVAIHRQRRPAEWALIEEPLELARTLRENAAADRCLLVDCLTLWLTNLLMLETPDRLKEEREALLQTLASLPGEIIFVSNETGLGVVPLGELTRRYVDEAGWLHQALAERCQRVVLTVAGLPLTLKGTAL from the coding sequence ATGCTCCAGTTGATCCTCGGCGGCGCCCGCTCCGGCAAAAGCCGCCTGGCTGAAAAACTCGCCACCGACAGCGGCCTAAACGTCACCTACATAGCCACCAGCCAACCCCTGGACGGCGAAATGAACGAACGCGTGGCCATCCACCGCCAACGCCGCCCAGCCGAATGGGCCCTGATCGAAGAACCCCTGGAACTCGCCCGCACCCTGCGCGAAAACGCCGCCGCCGACCGCTGCCTGCTGGTCGACTGCCTCACGCTGTGGCTCACCAACCTCCTCATGCTCGAAACCCCCGACCGTCTAAAGGAAGAGCGCGAAGCCCTGCTACAAACCCTGGCCTCTCTGCCAGGAGAAATCATTTTTGTCAGCAACGAGACCGGACTGGGTGTCGTCCCGCTGGGCGAATTGACTCGCCGCTATGTCGATGAAGCCGGTTGGCTGCATCAAGCCTTGGCCGAACGTTGTCAGCGCGTCGTCCTGACCGTCGCCGGCCTGCCCCTGACTTTAAAA